A single genomic interval of Nonomuraea rubra harbors:
- a CDS encoding carboxypeptidase regulatory-like domain-containing protein — translation MNTAQGDHPHFTPEDQHLVDEIANVYRVVDPVPATLVERLRFALALESPEFEVLRPQEEDVLPAGVRGGEDSRTITFDSEILTIMISVSARDEHAVRVDGWLAPPGDHLVELRCGEGAHVVRADDQGRFVLDVVPRGLSQLVVRQGLDDPAQATILAVTPSLIL, via the coding sequence ATGAACACGGCCCAGGGGGACCACCCCCACTTCACCCCCGAGGACCAGCACCTCGTCGACGAGATCGCGAATGTCTACCGCGTCGTCGACCCCGTGCCCGCCACGCTCGTCGAACGCCTGCGGTTCGCCCTGGCCCTGGAATCGCCCGAGTTCGAGGTGCTGCGGCCGCAGGAGGAGGACGTGCTGCCCGCGGGCGTACGCGGTGGTGAGGACAGCCGGACGATCACGTTCGACAGCGAGATCCTCACCATCATGATCAGCGTCAGCGCGCGTGACGAGCACGCCGTCCGCGTGGACGGCTGGCTCGCGCCGCCCGGCGACCACCTGGTGGAGCTGCGCTGCGGCGAGGGCGCGCACGTCGTCAGGGCCGACGATCAGGGGCGGTTCGTGCTCGACGTGGTGCCGCGAGGGCTGTCGCAACTCGTGGTGCGCCAGGGACTTGATGATCCGGCGCAGGCGACGATACTGGCTGTGACGCCCTCACTCATCCTCTGA
- a CDS encoding RNA polymerase sigma factor: MTRDPALDRAPTTQNTAQNTARNTARSQRRDRLAGLLVEARQGNSDALDAIVAELTPVLWHTARNQGLTQQAAEDVIQTTWLTLLRHLHAISVPGALIEWLVTTTRREAWRVSRASRKDDLPGDDTFDELPDGVLTPDELLVDDERRRALWHAVESLPKRCAELLRIIAFVPRPHYDAVAAALGMPMGSIGPTRGRCFAKLRLLLAKDPDWSS; encoded by the coding sequence ATGACCCGCGACCCCGCACTCGACCGTGCGCCCACCACCCAGAACACCGCCCAGAACACCGCCCGGAACACCGCGCGCTCCCAGCGCCGCGACCGGCTCGCCGGGCTGCTCGTCGAGGCGCGGCAGGGCAACAGCGACGCGCTCGACGCCATCGTCGCCGAGCTCACCCCCGTGCTCTGGCACACCGCGCGCAACCAGGGCCTGACCCAGCAGGCCGCCGAGGACGTCATCCAGACCACCTGGCTCACCCTGCTGCGGCACCTGCACGCCATCTCCGTTCCCGGCGCGCTGATCGAATGGCTCGTCACCACGACCCGCCGCGAGGCGTGGCGCGTCAGCCGCGCCTCGCGCAAGGACGACCTCCCCGGGGACGACACGTTCGACGAGCTGCCCGACGGCGTGCTCACCCCCGACGAGCTGCTCGTGGACGACGAGCGGCGCCGCGCGCTCTGGCACGCGGTCGAGAGCCTGCCCAAGCGGTGCGCCGAGCTGCTCAGGATCATCGCCTTCGTGCCGCGGCCCCACTACGACGCGGTGGCCGCCGCGCTCGGCATGCCGATGGGCAGCATCGGGCCCACGCGCGGCCGGTGCTTCGCGAAGCTGCGCCTCCTGCTCGCGAAGGACCCGGATTGGAGTTCCTGA